The Mycolicibacterium flavescens genome has a segment encoding these proteins:
- the gltX_1 gene encoding glutamyl-queuosine tRNA(Asp) synthetase, producing the protein MNAGRFAPSPSADLHIGNLRTAILAWLFARSTGRRFVMRVDDLDDRTFDDVGRRQLSDLAAIGLTWDVLEWQSEHRSRYDDAIAGLEGGGLLYECYCSRKDIAQAPRAPHAPQGAYPGTCRDLTDAQRATRRAETGRPPALRLRTDAIVHTVHDVLHGAYTGIVDDFVVRRGDGVPAYNLAVVVDDAAQGVDQVVRGDDLLPSSPRQAYLARMLGYAEPVYAHVALVLNEDGARLAKRDGAVTLAEIGVPRALAQISESLGWQARDVEGMLAEFDPAALPRTPWIYRPD; encoded by the coding sequence ATGAACGCCGGCAGGTTCGCCCCGAGCCCCTCGGCGGACCTGCACATCGGAAACCTGCGCACCGCGATCCTGGCGTGGTTGTTCGCCCGCTCGACCGGCCGTCGCTTCGTCATGCGCGTCGACGACCTCGACGACCGCACGTTCGACGACGTAGGGCGGCGCCAACTTTCCGATTTGGCGGCGATCGGGTTGACGTGGGACGTCCTGGAGTGGCAGTCCGAACACCGCTCGCGTTACGACGACGCGATCGCAGGATTGGAAGGCGGTGGCCTGCTCTACGAATGCTATTGCAGCCGAAAGGATATCGCGCAAGCTCCGCGCGCGCCGCACGCGCCGCAGGGGGCCTACCCGGGCACATGCCGCGACCTCACCGACGCCCAGCGCGCGACGCGACGCGCCGAGACAGGGCGCCCGCCCGCGCTCCGGTTGCGCACCGACGCGATCGTGCACACCGTCCACGATGTGCTGCACGGCGCCTACACCGGCATCGTCGACGACTTCGTGGTGCGCCGCGGTGACGGGGTGCCGGCCTACAACCTCGCGGTCGTGGTCGACGACGCGGCCCAGGGTGTCGACCAGGTGGTGCGGGGGGACGACCTGCTGCCCTCGTCGCCTCGGCAGGCGTATCTGGCGCGGATGCTCGGTTACGCCGAGCCGGTGTACGCCCACGTTGCACTGGTGCTCAACGAGGACGGCGCCCGGTTGGCCAAACGCGACGGGGCGGTGACGCTGGCCGAGATCGGCGTACCGCGCGCGCTCGCCCAGATCAGCGAGTCGCTCGGGTGGCAGGCTCGCGACGTCGAGGGCATGCTCGCCGAGTTCGATCCGGCCGCGCTTCCGCGCACACCGTGGATCTATCGGCCCGACTAG
- the gabD_1 gene encoding [NADP+] succinate-semialdehyde dehydrogenase has protein sequence MDRERHVIETVDKRLFVDGKWIDASGGRTFDVVDPATGHTLCAVADATPADARAALDAAVAAQREFAATPPRARADMLMAAFELLHARVDDLALLMTLEMGKPLAEARGEIAYAAEFFRHFAEEATRIDGGYQTAPSGGARFLIARQPVGPCLLITPWNFPMAMGTRKLGPAIAAGCTSVIKPAHQTPLTMLALMGILDEAGVPAGAVNCITAMDANAVTEPLIRSGLARKLSFTGSTRVGRILLEQCAEKVLRTSMELGGNAPFIVFADADLDEAVDGAMAAKMRNMGEACTAANRIFVHASVIDEFGRRLAERMAALRVGRGTEEGVNVGPLVDDAALHKVQDLVDDAVGRGARVLTGGTAVSGDGYFYSPTVLTGVPRDARMSGEEIFGPVAPLTPFETEDDVVAAANDTEYGLVAYVFTNDLRRALRVAEALETGMVGLNQGVVSNPAAPFGGVKQSGLGREGGSVGVDEFLETKYVGIALA, from the coding sequence GTGGATCGCGAACGGCACGTGATCGAGACGGTGGACAAGCGACTGTTCGTCGACGGCAAGTGGATCGATGCGAGCGGAGGGCGCACCTTCGACGTCGTGGACCCGGCGACGGGGCACACGCTGTGCGCGGTCGCCGACGCCACGCCCGCCGATGCGCGTGCGGCACTTGATGCGGCGGTCGCGGCCCAGCGCGAGTTCGCGGCGACCCCGCCGCGGGCCCGCGCCGACATGTTGATGGCCGCCTTCGAGTTACTGCACGCCCGCGTCGACGACCTGGCGTTGTTGATGACGCTGGAGATGGGCAAACCCCTCGCCGAGGCTCGAGGTGAAATCGCCTACGCCGCCGAGTTTTTCCGCCACTTCGCCGAAGAGGCCACCCGGATCGACGGCGGCTATCAGACCGCGCCATCGGGTGGTGCGCGTTTCCTGATCGCCCGTCAGCCCGTCGGGCCCTGTCTGCTGATCACCCCGTGGAACTTCCCGATGGCGATGGGTACCCGCAAGCTGGGACCGGCGATCGCCGCCGGTTGCACCAGTGTGATCAAACCGGCACACCAGACCCCGCTCACGATGTTGGCGCTGATGGGCATCCTCGACGAAGCGGGTGTGCCTGCCGGCGCCGTCAACTGCATCACCGCGATGGACGCGAACGCGGTGACCGAACCGCTGATCCGCTCGGGGCTGGCGCGCAAGCTGTCGTTCACCGGGTCGACGAGGGTGGGCCGGATTCTGCTCGAGCAGTGCGCAGAGAAGGTGTTGCGGACTTCGATGGAACTCGGTGGCAACGCACCGTTCATCGTGTTCGCCGACGCCGATCTCGACGAGGCGGTCGACGGGGCGATGGCGGCCAAGATGCGCAACATGGGAGAAGCGTGCACGGCGGCGAACCGAATCTTCGTGCACGCGTCGGTGATCGACGAGTTCGGGCGTCGGTTGGCCGAGCGGATGGCGGCGCTGCGCGTGGGCCGGGGCACCGAGGAGGGGGTCAACGTCGGCCCGCTGGTCGACGACGCCGCACTGCACAAGGTGCAGGACCTGGTCGACGACGCGGTGGGCCGCGGTGCCCGTGTGTTGACCGGCGGCACAGCGGTTTCGGGTGACGGCTACTTCTACTCGCCGACCGTGCTGACCGGCGTCCCGCGCGACGCGAGGATGTCAGGCGAGGAGATCTTCGGCCCGGTCGCGCCGCTGACGCCGTTCGAAACCGAGGACGACGTCGTTGCCGCCGCCAACGACACCGAATACGGCTTGGTGGCTTACGTTTTCACCAATGATCTGCGCCGGGCGCTGCGGGTCGCCGAGGCGTTGGAGACCGGCATGGTCGGCCTGAATCAGGGCGTGGTGTCCAACCCCGCCGCTCCGTTCGGCGGCGTCAAGCAGTCCGGCCTGGGCCGCGAAGGCGGTTCGGTGGGCGTCGACGAGTTCCTGGAGACCAAGTACGTCGGCATCGCCCTGGCGTGA
- a CDS encoding conserved lipoprotein/antigen, giving the protein MKRGLLVAVGGAAIVIAGLSGCSSGEKKSETSGETSTAASAEGKTTVTIDGQDQAVQGTVVCSDMGGNTNIAIGDATTGIGAVVSSGDEPTVQSVGLGNVNGVTLGYQSGAGQGEAKAEKDGKTYKISGTATGVDMANPLQPVNKPFEIEVTCP; this is encoded by the coding sequence GTGAAGCGTGGGTTACTGGTCGCCGTCGGCGGCGCGGCGATCGTCATCGCAGGTCTATCCGGCTGTTCCTCGGGTGAGAAGAAGTCTGAAACCTCGGGTGAGACATCGACGGCCGCTTCGGCCGAGGGCAAGACCACCGTCACGATCGACGGTCAGGATCAGGCCGTCCAGGGCACCGTCGTGTGCAGCGACATGGGCGGGAACACCAACATCGCGATCGGCGACGCCACCACCGGCATCGGCGCCGTCGTCAGCTCCGGCGACGAACCGACGGTGCAGTCGGTCGGCCTGGGCAACGTCAACGGCGTGACGCTGGGCTACCAGAGTGGAGCCGGCCAGGGCGAGGCCAAGGCCGAGAAGGACGGCAAGACGTACAAGATCAGCGGCACCGCCACGGGCGTCGACATGGCCAACCCGTTGCAGCCGGTCAACAAGCCCTTCGAGATCGAAGTCACCTGCCCGTAG
- a CDS encoding saccharopine dehydrogenase-like oxidoreductase, translating into MRILLIGAGGVGAAFCSIATRRDFFDTVVVADNDEDRARRAADAAGDARFVSARVDATSADAVADLVRTHRITHVMNAVDPRFVMPIFDGALAGGADYLDMAMSLSRRHPEQPYALTGVELGDEQFAAEERWRDAGRLALVGIGVEPGLSDVFARYAADHLFAEIDELGTRDGSNLTVDGYDLAPSFSIWTTIEECLNPPVIWEADRGWFTTEPFSEPEVFDFPDGIGPVECVNVEHEEVLLMPRWVKCKRATFKYGLGNEFIDVLKTLHKLGLDRTEKVTVGGVEVSPRDVVAACLPNPATLGPKMRGKTCAGLWVTGTGKDGNPRSTYLYHVVDNEWSMAEYGHQCVVWQTAINPVVALELLANGTWSGSGVLGPEAFDAVPFLDLLTAYGSAWGQHEL; encoded by the coding sequence ATGCGCATTCTGCTGATCGGCGCCGGCGGTGTGGGCGCGGCGTTCTGCTCGATCGCGACGCGGCGCGACTTCTTCGACACGGTCGTGGTCGCCGACAACGACGAGGACCGGGCCCGGCGGGCCGCCGACGCGGCGGGCGATGCGAGGTTCGTCTCCGCGCGGGTCGACGCCACCTCCGCCGACGCCGTCGCCGACCTGGTCCGAACCCACCGGATCACCCATGTGATGAACGCGGTCGATCCGCGATTCGTGATGCCGATCTTCGACGGCGCGCTGGCCGGCGGCGCCGACTACCTCGACATGGCGATGAGCCTGTCGCGGCGCCACCCCGAACAGCCCTACGCGCTCACCGGGGTCGAGCTGGGCGACGAGCAGTTCGCCGCCGAGGAGCGCTGGCGCGACGCCGGTCGGCTGGCATTGGTGGGCATCGGTGTCGAGCCCGGGCTGTCGGACGTGTTCGCGCGCTACGCCGCTGATCACCTGTTCGCCGAGATCGACGAACTCGGTACCCGCGACGGCTCGAACCTGACCGTCGACGGTTACGACTTGGCCCCGTCGTTCTCGATCTGGACCACCATCGAGGAGTGCCTCAACCCGCCGGTGATCTGGGAGGCCGACCGGGGCTGGTTCACCACCGAACCCTTCAGCGAGCCAGAGGTTTTCGACTTTCCCGACGGTATCGGCCCGGTCGAGTGCGTGAACGTCGAGCACGAGGAGGTGTTGTTGATGCCGCGCTGGGTCAAATGCAAACGCGCGACGTTCAAGTACGGGCTCGGAAACGAATTCATCGACGTCCTCAAAACGCTGCACAAGCTCGGGCTCGACCGCACCGAGAAGGTGACGGTCGGCGGCGTCGAGGTGAGCCCCCGCGACGTGGTGGCCGCATGCCTGCCCAATCCCGCCACCCTCGGGCCGAAGATGCGCGGAAAGACCTGCGCCGGGCTGTGGGTGACGGGAACCGGCAAGGATGGCAACCCCCGCTCCACCTACCTGTACCACGTCGTCGACAACGAATGGTCGATGGCCGAATACGGGCATCAGTGCGTGGTCTGGCAGACGGCGATCAATCCGGTTGTCGCGCTTGAGCTTCTGGCCAACGGCACCTGGAGCGGCAGCGGTGTTCTCGGCCCCGAGGCCTTCGATGCGGTGCCGTTCCTGGATCTGTTGACGGCCTACGGCTCAGCGTGGGGCCAGCACGAGCTGTAG
- the puuE gene encoding aminotransferase, translated as MNSASEAPQLSSILRQATGVVAARGEGVLLYDEHDRSYLDFTAGIGVTSTGHCHPRVVEAAQRQVATLIHGQYTTVMHRPLLTLVERLGEVLPTGLDRLFFANSGSEAVEAALRLSRQATGRPNVIVFHGGFHGRTVAAASMTTSGTKFRSGFAPLMAGVHVAPFPDPGHFGWPVEQATDFALAQLDYLLQTISAPADTAAFFVEPVLGEGGYVPANERFFAGLRERADAHGILLVVDEVQTGFGRTGRFWGSQHFFGDSQVRADILITAKGLASGFPLSGIAAPAALMERAWPGSQGGTYGANAVACAAAVATLDVIADERLVDNAAERGAQLREALQTVGDKFDAITDVRGLGLMLGAEFRDAAGRPDGATALAVQQEAARRGLLLLTCGAWGQVVRFIPALVVTAGQIDEAAGVWSDAVNAVL; from the coding sequence ATGAACTCGGCCTCCGAAGCCCCGCAGCTCTCCTCAATCCTTCGACAGGCGACCGGCGTCGTCGCCGCCCGCGGCGAAGGGGTGCTGCTCTACGACGAACACGACCGCTCCTATCTCGACTTCACCGCCGGCATCGGGGTGACCAGCACCGGACATTGTCATCCGCGGGTGGTGGAGGCCGCCCAGCGCCAGGTCGCCACGCTGATCCACGGGCAGTACACGACGGTCATGCACCGCCCGCTGCTCACCTTGGTGGAACGGCTGGGAGAGGTGCTGCCGACCGGGCTCGATCGGTTGTTCTTCGCCAACTCCGGAAGCGAGGCGGTGGAAGCCGCGCTGCGACTGTCCCGTCAGGCCACCGGCCGGCCGAACGTCATCGTCTTCCACGGCGGGTTCCACGGTCGCACCGTCGCGGCGGCCTCGATGACCACCTCCGGCACCAAGTTCCGCTCCGGCTTCGCGCCGTTGATGGCCGGAGTTCATGTCGCGCCGTTTCCGGACCCCGGCCACTTCGGCTGGCCGGTCGAGCAGGCCACCGATTTCGCTCTGGCACAACTGGATTACCTGCTGCAGACGATCAGCGCACCCGCCGATACCGCCGCGTTCTTCGTCGAACCCGTGCTCGGCGAGGGCGGCTACGTGCCCGCCAATGAGCGCTTCTTCGCCGGGTTGCGCGAGCGCGCCGACGCTCACGGCATCCTGCTGGTCGTCGACGAGGTGCAGACCGGCTTCGGGCGCACCGGCCGGTTCTGGGGCAGTCAGCACTTCTTCGGCGATTCTCAAGTGCGCGCGGACATCCTGATCACCGCGAAGGGCCTCGCGTCGGGCTTCCCGCTGTCGGGCATCGCGGCGCCGGCCGCGTTGATGGAGCGGGCGTGGCCGGGTTCCCAAGGCGGTACCTACGGCGCCAACGCGGTGGCGTGCGCGGCGGCCGTGGCCACGCTCGACGTGATCGCCGACGAGCGACTGGTCGACAACGCCGCCGAACGCGGAGCGCAGTTGCGTGAGGCCTTGCAAACGGTTGGCGACAAGTTCGACGCGATCACCGACGTGCGCGGTCTCGGGCTGATGCTCGGTGCCGAATTCCGGGACGCCGCAGGAAGACCCGACGGTGCGACGGCACTGGCCGTGCAGCAGGAGGCCGCTAGGCGCGGCCTGCTGCTGTTGACCTGCGGCGCCTGGGGACAGGTCGTCAGGTTCATCCCCGCGCTCGTCGTGACCGCCGGGCAGATCGACGAGGCGGCGGGCGTCTGGTCCGACGCGGTCAACGCCGTCCTCTGA
- the proP_1 gene encoding general substrate transporter, whose translation MDPDGSTSPQDETDKDAPSSGEVKKAIAASAVGNYTEWFDYGLYAYGVSYISTAIFPGDGATATLLALMTFAVSFLVRPLGGFVWGPLGDRLGRRRILAITILVMAGATLCVGLVPTYATIGIWAPVLMVILRMIQGFSTGGEYGGAATFMAEYAPARRRGVMGSFLEFGTLAGFSTGALLMLGFSLILSDDQMNVWGWRLPFLIAAPLGLIGLYLRTRLDETPVFKELEQTGRQEQNIGAEFKDLLAQYGGPILRLGGLVVALNVVNYTLLTYMPTYLEQSIGLSTDMSLVVPIIGMLSMMIFLPFAGLASDRFGRKPVWWISLIGLFIAGIPMFMLMSTGVIGAVIGFAVLGLLYVPQLATISATFPAMFPTQVRYAGFAIAYNVSTALFGGTAPAVNDWLIGVTGDNLVPAYYMMGACIVGAIALAKLPETARCPINGTEIPGTPEAPPQLDYELEPSR comes from the coding sequence GTGGACCCCGATGGTTCCACCAGCCCGCAGGACGAAACCGACAAGGACGCACCCTCCTCGGGTGAAGTGAAGAAAGCGATCGCGGCCTCGGCCGTCGGCAACTACACCGAATGGTTCGACTACGGGCTCTACGCCTATGGGGTCTCCTACATCTCGACGGCCATCTTCCCGGGTGACGGGGCGACCGCGACGCTGTTGGCACTGATGACGTTCGCCGTGTCCTTCCTGGTCCGCCCGCTCGGCGGTTTCGTCTGGGGACCACTGGGCGACCGCCTCGGGCGGCGTCGCATCCTGGCCATCACGATCCTGGTGATGGCCGGCGCGACGCTGTGCGTGGGTCTTGTGCCGACCTACGCCACGATCGGGATCTGGGCGCCGGTGCTGATGGTGATCCTGCGGATGATCCAGGGTTTCTCGACGGGCGGAGAGTACGGCGGCGCCGCCACGTTCATGGCCGAATACGCTCCGGCCCGCCGTCGCGGCGTGATGGGCAGCTTCCTCGAGTTCGGCACCCTGGCCGGCTTCTCGACGGGCGCGCTGCTGATGCTCGGGTTCTCGCTGATCCTGTCCGACGACCAGATGAATGTGTGGGGGTGGCGGCTGCCGTTCCTGATCGCCGCTCCCCTCGGTCTGATCGGGTTGTACCTGCGCACCCGGCTCGACGAGACGCCGGTGTTCAAGGAACTGGAGCAAACTGGCAGACAGGAACAAAACATCGGCGCCGAATTCAAGGACCTCCTCGCCCAGTACGGGGGACCGATCCTGCGCCTCGGCGGTCTGGTAGTGGCGCTCAATGTCGTCAACTACACGCTGCTCACCTACATGCCCACCTATCTCGAGCAGTCGATCGGCCTGTCCACCGACATGTCGTTGGTCGTGCCGATCATCGGGATGCTGTCGATGATGATCTTCCTGCCTTTCGCGGGCCTGGCGTCGGACCGGTTCGGGCGCAAGCCCGTCTGGTGGATCTCCTTGATCGGGTTGTTCATCGCGGGCATTCCGATGTTCATGCTGATGTCGACCGGGGTGATCGGCGCCGTCATTGGCTTTGCCGTGTTGGGGTTGCTCTACGTCCCGCAGTTGGCGACCATCTCGGCGACGTTCCCGGCGATGTTCCCGACACAGGTGCGCTACGCCGGTTTCGCGATCGCCTACAACGTCTCGACGGCGCTCTTCGGCGGCACGGCCCCGGCGGTCAACGACTGGTTGATCGGTGTGACGGGCGACAACCTCGTGCCTGCGTACTACATGATGGGTGCCTGCATTGTCGGCGCGATCGCCCTGGCAAAGCTCCCCGAGACGGCGCGATGCCCGATCAACGGCACCGAGATACCCGGCACGCCGGAAGCGCCGCCGCAACTGGATTACGAGCTCGAGCCCAGTCGCTGA
- the scpC gene encoding acetyl-CoA hydrolase, whose amino-acid sequence MPIELTAEQAAARLATDDTLGIPLGPGQPPAFLRALGARDDWTNLRVYGALLAVGTELFARPGVRYLSGFYGPLERALRDSGADVEFAPADFRRFGPLLERQSPRVMTTVATPPDADGWCSLALHAGGTVNELHRAGADPDRILIVEASEAYPRTFGLGDEQRNALHVDEIDILVHSADAPLTLPGAAPTEADVAIAQHAVAFIRPGATLQTGIGSIPSRIAALLAEGDGGEYGLHSEMFTDGCMQLHRAGKVANTGKGIYDGVSVTTFAFGSAELYTWLDGNHDVAFLPVEIVNAPEVIAANHEMVSINGALAIDIGGQVVADTIDGNQFSGVGGAEDFVAGTGLELSDRSLICLPSTYEKNGKLHSRIVPWFGPGAVITTPRHHVDVIVTEYGAAELEGATVRERGEALAAIAHPQFRDDLLAAAERASKGRSPVV is encoded by the coding sequence ATGCCGATCGAGCTCACCGCCGAGCAGGCCGCCGCGCGACTTGCGACCGACGACACCCTGGGCATACCGCTCGGCCCGGGCCAACCGCCAGCGTTCCTGCGCGCGCTGGGTGCACGCGACGACTGGACGAACCTTCGTGTCTACGGGGCGCTGCTGGCGGTCGGCACCGAACTGTTCGCCCGTCCCGGCGTGCGCTATCTGTCGGGTTTCTACGGTCCGCTCGAACGCGCACTGCGGGACTCGGGCGCCGATGTCGAGTTCGCGCCGGCCGACTTTCGCCGCTTCGGCCCGCTGCTCGAACGCCAGTCTCCGCGTGTGATGACGACCGTCGCCACACCGCCGGACGCCGACGGCTGGTGCTCGCTGGCCCTGCACGCCGGTGGCACGGTCAACGAATTACACCGCGCCGGGGCCGATCCCGATCGCATACTGATCGTCGAGGCATCCGAGGCCTACCCGCGCACGTTCGGGCTCGGCGACGAGCAGCGCAATGCGCTGCACGTCGACGAGATCGACATCCTCGTGCACTCGGCCGACGCGCCGCTCACACTTCCGGGCGCGGCCCCCACCGAGGCCGATGTCGCGATCGCGCAGCACGCCGTCGCCTTCATCCGGCCCGGCGCGACGTTGCAGACCGGAATCGGTTCGATCCCCAGCCGGATCGCGGCGTTGCTGGCCGAGGGCGACGGCGGCGAATACGGTTTGCACAGCGAGATGTTCACCGACGGCTGTATGCAACTGCATCGTGCGGGAAAGGTCGCCAACACCGGCAAGGGCATCTACGACGGTGTGAGCGTGACGACGTTCGCGTTCGGCTCGGCGGAGCTGTACACCTGGCTCGACGGCAATCACGACGTCGCGTTCCTGCCGGTGGAGATCGTCAACGCACCCGAGGTGATCGCCGCCAACCACGAGATGGTGTCCATCAACGGCGCGCTCGCGATCGACATCGGCGGCCAGGTCGTCGCCGACACCATCGACGGTAACCAGTTCAGCGGCGTCGGCGGTGCAGAGGATTTCGTCGCAGGCACCGGTCTCGAGTTGTCCGACCGCTCGCTGATCTGTCTGCCCTCGACGTATGAGAAGAACGGGAAACTGCATTCGCGGATCGTGCCGTGGTTCGGGCCTGGCGCGGTGATCACCACGCCGCGACACCATGTCGACGTGATCGTCACCGAGTACGGCGCCGCGGAACTGGAGGGCGCGACCGTCCGCGAACGCGGTGAGGCGCTCGCCGCGATCGCGCATCCGCAGTTTCGCGACGACCTTCTCGCGGCGGCCGAACGGGCGTCCAAGGGGCGCTCGCCTGTCGTCTGA
- the ydfH_2 gene encoding GntR family transcriptional regulator: MTEFLAPVEQESTPSIVADKLRQAIAHGQLAPGTQLIEADLARKLGVSRGPLREGMQRLTQEGLLIAIRNRGVFVIDMTPEVASDMYLAREAIERAATRRILQGDYASAGDELLAIVEEMAAAADVEEGSEADIRFHERLVELAGSERLSRMHQTYLVETRMCVHALADTYDNPNDRIAEHHALASAIRAGDVQLSDKLLIAHMEDAVDRLVVRVSRGA, encoded by the coding sequence GTGACCGAGTTCCTGGCGCCGGTGGAGCAGGAATCGACGCCGAGCATCGTCGCCGACAAGCTGCGGCAGGCCATCGCGCACGGTCAGCTCGCCCCGGGCACCCAGCTGATCGAAGCCGACCTGGCCCGCAAGCTCGGCGTCAGCCGCGGACCGCTGCGCGAGGGGATGCAGCGGTTGACGCAGGAGGGTCTGCTGATCGCCATCCGCAACCGCGGGGTATTCGTGATCGACATGACGCCCGAGGTGGCCTCCGACATGTACCTCGCGCGCGAGGCGATCGAACGCGCCGCGACCCGCCGAATCCTGCAGGGCGACTACGCGTCTGCCGGCGACGAGCTGCTGGCGATCGTCGAGGAGATGGCCGCGGCCGCCGACGTCGAGGAGGGCAGCGAGGCCGACATCCGGTTCCACGAGCGCCTTGTCGAACTCGCGGGTAGCGAGCGGCTGTCGCGGATGCACCAGACGTATCTCGTGGAGACGCGAATGTGTGTGCACGCGCTGGCGGACACCTACGACAACCCCAACGATCGGATTGCCGAGCACCATGCGCTGGCCAGCGCTATCCGGGCCGGCGACGTGCAGCTGTCCGACAAGCTGCTGATCGCGCACATGGAGGATGCGGTCGACCGGCTGGTCGTGCGGGTCTCGCGCGGCGCCTGA
- a CDS encoding conserved lipoprotein/antigen yields the protein MPTCCAAAIVLTPTACSSSPDDYTPPKGELVAGTAQVSVNGNDEGTTDAVQCDTTGYLTTITTGDETSGLTAMVSNQEALTVESVRINNLGGFTGSYTAGVGATSEPAEVSMTGRTYDISGEADGFDTDNPSFRANGTFSVQVSC from the coding sequence GTGCCGACGTGCTGTGCCGCCGCGATCGTGCTGACGCCGACCGCATGTTCGAGCAGTCCCGACGATTACACACCGCCGAAGGGCGAACTGGTCGCGGGCACGGCGCAGGTCTCGGTCAACGGCAACGACGAGGGTACGACCGACGCGGTGCAGTGCGACACGACGGGATACCTCACCACCATCACCACGGGCGACGAGACGTCCGGACTCACCGCGATGGTGTCGAACCAGGAAGCCCTGACCGTCGAGTCGGTCAGGATCAACAACCTCGGCGGATTCACCGGCAGCTACACGGCCGGGGTGGGCGCCACGTCCGAGCCGGCCGAGGTTTCCATGACGGGCCGGACCTACGACATCTCCGGTGAAGCCGACGGCTTCGACACCGACAACCCCAGCTTCCGGGCCAACGGCACTTTCAGCGTCCAGGTGTCCTGCTGA
- the tgt gene encoding tRNA-guanine transglycosylase, queuosine-34-forming encodes MAVPKSPAPKESSAPFFSVTAQLPGRAGRTGVIRTPHGEIRTPAFIPVGTQATVKAVLPETMKELGAQALLANAYHLYLQPGPDIVDEAGGLSAFMNWPGPTFTDSGGFQVLSLGAGFRKVLAMDAERVQADDIIAEGKERLANVDDDGVTFRSHLDGSTHRFTPEVSIRIQHQLGADIIFAFDELTTLVNTRGYQERSVQRTHDWAVRCLTEHRRQHEARPDKPGQALFGVVQGAQYEDLRRQATRGLVTIGAQAGPAEGLEFDGYGIGGALEKQNLATIVGWVVDELPADKPRHLLGISEPDDLFDAIAAGADTFDCVSPSRVARNAAVYSTTGRFNITNARFRRDFTPIDADCDCYTCAHYTKAYIHHLFKAKEILSATLCTIHNERFVVRLVDRIRAAIETGDFDELRADVLGRYYATRTR; translated from the coding sequence GTGGCCGTGCCGAAATCTCCCGCTCCGAAAGAGTCGTCGGCCCCGTTTTTCAGCGTGACGGCGCAACTGCCCGGCCGGGCCGGCCGCACCGGCGTCATCCGCACCCCCCACGGTGAGATCCGCACCCCGGCGTTCATTCCCGTCGGCACACAGGCGACCGTCAAGGCGGTGCTGCCCGAAACCATGAAAGAACTTGGTGCGCAGGCTCTTCTGGCGAACGCCTATCACCTGTACCTGCAGCCCGGCCCGGACATCGTCGACGAGGCCGGGGGATTGTCGGCGTTCATGAACTGGCCGGGTCCGACGTTCACCGACAGCGGCGGCTTTCAGGTGTTGTCGCTGGGCGCGGGCTTTCGCAAAGTGCTGGCGATGGACGCCGAGCGCGTCCAGGCCGACGACATCATCGCCGAAGGCAAGGAGCGACTGGCCAACGTCGACGACGACGGGGTGACGTTTCGATCGCATCTGGACGGATCCACCCACCGGTTCACCCCCGAGGTGTCGATCCGGATCCAACATCAGCTAGGCGCGGACATCATCTTCGCTTTCGACGAGCTGACCACGCTGGTCAACACCCGCGGATACCAGGAGCGGTCGGTGCAGCGGACGCATGACTGGGCGGTGCGCTGTCTGACCGAGCACCGGCGGCAGCACGAGGCGCGTCCGGACAAGCCCGGGCAGGCGTTGTTCGGGGTCGTGCAGGGCGCCCAGTACGAGGACCTGCGCAGACAGGCCACCCGCGGTCTGGTCACGATCGGCGCACAGGCCGGGCCCGCCGAGGGCCTCGAATTCGACGGCTACGGCATCGGCGGCGCCCTGGAAAAACAGAACCTCGCCACGATTGTCGGATGGGTGGTCGACGAACTGCCCGCCGACAAGCCCCGCCACCTGCTGGGCATCAGCGAGCCCGACGATCTGTTCGACGCGATCGCCGCGGGCGCCGACACGTTCGACTGTGTGTCTCCGTCGCGGGTCGCCCGCAACGCCGCCGTGTACTCGACAACCGGCCGCTTCAACATCACCAACGCTCGGTTCCGCCGGGACTTCACCCCGATCGACGCCGACTGCGACTGCTATACCTGCGCCCACTACACCAAGGCCTACATCCACCACCTGTTCAAGGCCAAGGAGATCCTGTCGGCGACCCTGTGCACCATCCACAACGAGCGGTTCGTGGTGCGGCTGGTCGACCGCATCCGCGCGGCCATCGAAACGGGTGACTTCGACGAGCTGCGCGCCGACGTGCTGGGCCGGTACTACGCGACACGAACGCGCTGA